One Ranitomeya variabilis isolate aRanVar5 chromosome 5, aRanVar5.hap1, whole genome shotgun sequence DNA window includes the following coding sequences:
- the LOC143774271 gene encoding lysophosphatidic acid receptor 4-like gives MTNSSCQLVSHILYLSGYAIILAFGLIMNIIAIFLFFHVNKLRSPTIVYMKNLAISDLLLICTIPLKIYTYVVPPSQINPHTFWICNITGSFLLLNMYGSIFLLTCISFDRCLAICFPLRSRRFRQHASWICFGVWILNITCSIGFYLGSSMSPNNNNTNNNSCFDGRPPFVTKLGPTAGAIGIGFLVPLGVIVISSMATLRSIKQSQVVQEGLVNKVKVIRMMATNITIFFLCFLPYHMVLLLYQSMSNCILEEAYHITLLTACSNTVLDPFAYYFTTDTIRNVVKEEIKAGKKFLELSDQSSEKSRPIISS, from the coding sequence ATGACCAACAGCAGCTGCCAGCTGGTCAGCCACATTCTGTACCTGAGTGGGTATGCTATTATATTAGCCTTTGGGTTGATCATGAACATTATTGCCATCTTTTTGTTTTTTCACGTCAATAAGCTTCGATCACCCACTATTGTCTACATGAAGAACCTTGCCATCAGTGACCTTCTACTGatctgcaccattccactgaaaatcTATACCTACGTCGTGCCACCTTCACAAATCAACCCACATACGTTTTGGATATGTAACATCACTGGGTCATTTCTCCTTCTCAACATGTATGGAAGTATTTTCTTACTGACCTGCATTAGTTTTGACCGGTGTCTAGCTATTTGCTTCCCTCTCCGTTCTCGACGCTTCCGTCAGCATGCCTCGTGGATCTGTTTTGGTGTGTGGATTCTAAACATAACATGCTCCATTGGGTTTTATCTAGGGTCATCAATGTCGCCAaacaataataatactaataataattctTGTTTTGATGGCCGTCCTCCATTTGTTACTAAGCTTGGACCCACAGCAGGGGCTATTGGCATAGGCTTTTTAGTTCCTCTGGGAGTCATAGTCATAAGCTCTATGGCCACGTTGAGGTCAATAAAGCAAAGTCAAGTTGTTCAAGAAGGACTAGTCAACAAGGTGAAGGTGATACGCATGATGGCTACCAACATAACTATCTTTTTTCTTTGTTTCCTTCCCTACCATATGGTATTGCTTCTTTATCAATCCATGAGTAACTGTATTTTGGAAGAAGCCTACCACATCACACTATTAACAGCTTGTAGTAACACGGTGCTTGATCCCTTTGCCTACTACTTCACCACTGATACTATCAGAAATGTGGTCAAAGAGGAgataaaagcaggaaaaaaatttctGGAGCTTTCTGATCAATCTTCTGAGAAAAGTAGGCCCATTATTTCCTCATAG